The Bernardetia sp. sequence AAACATACAAATTAGAATTTAGCAGATGCGATTCCAAAATGCTTGAAAGTATGCTGCAATTTAGACTTAAAATGATAAACCATATTGCTAATCCAAGCCCTCAATAAATTACGCAAAGAATTCTAATCCAATCTGCTTTTATTCATCGAAATAGAAAATCAAGACTTAAAAGAATAAATTGAAAAAAACTGTATAACAACGAGAATAGTCATTTGTACTTTTCTTACTTGCTATTTTATAAAGATAGTTTAGACAGGTAATTAACTACTAAAAGTCTTTGATGCAAGATTCAAAAAAGAAGAAAAGTTTGAGAGAAAAAAGTTTGTCTATCTGTTTTCTGTTTTGTGAAGAACAGATTTATTCTGTTACTTCTCTAGTTTCTTCGTTGAGCTTCCCTTCAAAACTTGGAATAGGTCGTTTTTCTTTTTCTGCTTCTGTGGTTACAATACCATTTTTTTTGATGTCTTGGATGAGCCATTCCATTTCCATGATTTCTCTTCGTTGTGCTTTGACAATTTCGTCAGCAAGTTTGCGTACTCGTATATCTTTTATTTGTGAACGCTTGCTTGTTAGGACAGCAATGGAGTGATGTGGAATCATTCCTTCCATGTAGTCTGTGCCTGTAACTGTTACTTGGCTTCTTACCAGCCAAATAGCTCCTACTATCATCAGTACTCCTAAAGAAAAAATAGCTACATTGATTTTTGTGTTTTTATACATATTGAGCATAAAAAGTAACATAATAATAATCATAGAGCCACCCATAACTAAGGTCATGAAAAAACGAGTTTCACTAAACCAAAAATGGTCTATAACTTGGTAAGAATGGGTGTACATCAAGAGAAACATGGCAATCATTGAGGTA is a genomic window containing:
- a CDS encoding DUF305 domain-containing protein, with product MQNSNNKHYLKFFAMIATSMIAMFLLMYTHSYQVIDHFWFSETRFFMTLVMGGSMIIIMLLFMLNMYKNTKINVAIFSLGVLMIVGAIWLVRSQVTVTGTDYMEGMIPHHSIAVLTSKRSQIKDIRVRKLADEIVKAQRREIMEMEWLIQDIKKNGIVTTEAEKEKRPIPSFEGKLNEETREVTE